Part of the Drosophila pseudoobscura strain MV-25-SWS-2005 chromosome 2, UCI_Dpse_MV25, whole genome shotgun sequence genome, GTAGAGATCTCTCTCCGGCGTACTTGGAACTTATTTATAATTAGCATTCGGCGGATAAAGACACTTTGGGGGTGTGTTCGGACACCATAGAAGATATATCTATGTATCCTCTCCTCAGAAGAATATGTATTGCGATCCCATAACGATTATGTTCCGAGTCGCCCACataacataaatatgtatctataaGACGCAGATACTACGGCCACCATAATCCCCCTTGAGTTATGACTTCGattccatgccatgccaccTTTCCTCCTTTCCTTCCTCTCGcatccgtccgtctgtctgtctttatGGGTATTTCGATTCCTCTGATTCTCGTTGGGATTCTATTTGTTCACCGGGGAAAAAGTGTCGTCGTGTGCCACAATGGAGGCCGACTCTTGATCGAATGCCAAGTGTGTCTgctaatttatttaaattaaacattttttgtttgccccaTGGTGCGCATCAAAGGcgggggcacggggcatggggcaggtgGCGAGGTGCGATCGAAGAATAATACTTACCAAAATCAGATAGATTGCACTTCTCTAGGAACGGATCGGCTACGGGCAGCTGTAAAATGGAACAGAAAAAATGTATTGTTAGATTGGATGTTGCATATAGTAAAACTAGAAAGGGTTCAACATTGTCTATCAACATCATCTAACCTCAAAAAGTACTCGGATTCAAAGGCTGACCTTCTGGGCCAAAGAAACGTCATACATGGATGGATTTCAAAGAGAAGCAATTTTGCACTTAAATTAATGGCCCACACTATCTATACACCTGTAGTATAACGACACGTTAAATATCATTAGGCGGAACACTGTACGGAAAAGGAACATGTCGTAAAGCTCACGTAAAGCATTACGCCACACTTCCACCGAAGAAAACGTGTTCATTCCATATGGAATAATGATCTTCTTCCGTTTCCCGTTACACTCGCGTATTCCCATTATCAATCCCTTTTTCATATATGGGTCACCATGATTCGAGTTTTTTTCCAAACGgaaagaagagagagaaaacacaaaatatcaaaaatgaacaggggggaaaaaaactaCACTTaaacccgatactcagtcagacatggctatagactcggcttttgatgctgatcaaatcATATAATTTAAAGGGTTATTTTAAAACGCCAGATCCaccacaaatataatataacccctatactcattttgagcaTCGGGTATAATAATTAGGGAATTGTTACTTATACTGATAGTACCGCTATAATCTCTTAATCTGCACCAAAACCGCAGATAAAACATCagaggaaaacaaaaacaaacgaaaaactcccatgaaatatttatgagaCACGCCAGCGAGCTTTAGTACGAGTATTTACTCACTTGTCGCACATTTATAGTCGCGACGGACGTTCCGAGTTCGAGTAGCTTTGAAATTAACATTGAAATGTGTGCAATTGTGGAATTATGACACTTAACCAGGCAATTGGGATAgatggagggggagggggccagAGATGGAGCAAAATTACGCTCGCATTTAAGCAAACTCAAACATCTTAAATGCCTCTCTTTCTATGTTCTCTTGAGTAGTTAATAGGCTCGTTCGTTCCTGCTGCAGGTGAAAGCTTTAATGCCAAAGCTTTTCTCTCTTCCGCTCTTCTGCTCTCAGTGAGTGTCACTCTCCCGGGGGACTCGGGGACTGCACTTACACTAATTTTACGACCAGAGcgaggcagcagctgctgctgccgcttccaCTGCTCGATCTGTTCCACACTGTAATCACTGCGTCGCCGCATAAGCATGCACTGATGCACCGGGGAGTGGGTGCGGGGCGAGGAGTGGGCGCTGCTCACCCGCCGCCTCTCATAGACGAGCGCCTGTTGGACTGCAGCAAAGTCTCCGCGAGTGGAAAAGGAGACAGGTGAATGACCGAGGGAATGGCGCGGACCATTTGCAATCGTATTGtggttcctctgctgctgcatatgtttctgttgctccatcttttgctgttgctgttgctccatcttttgttgttgctgctgctgctgctgctgttggctgtgGTTGCTGTGAGCCTTGCGACGCAGCAGAGACGATGACATCGCTGCCGTTAGAGTGGCCGTCAGCTTTTTGCCATCAATTTTGCTGcttttggtgttgttgctgctgccgctgcttttggtagtgctgctgctgccgctgctgctctggcTGCTGTCATCGCGCCTGCTTACGTGCTGCGAATGGCGTTGACCGTCGACGAAATCTTTGATATTTGCACTATTCAGAAGCTGATAGTTGACGCTGGCCGCCGTTGACGGGCCGTTTCCCCCAGACATTAGCCCGGGCAGATGGCTGTAGCGCTTCTTGCGATGGTACAACGGAGAATTGCTGAGAGAGCGCGCCTTTCGGCCGATTTTTGCATTCTGGCtctcgctgctgccgctgctgctgctgatgctctttccattgctgttgttgttgctgtcattGTCGATGGGGAGATTTGGGTCAAAGCGCACGCTCAATTTGGGGCCGttatggtggtggtggtggtggtgggggctggggctgagacTGCTGCCTTGCAGCACTTTGGAGGTTGCAGCAACATGTGGAACGCCCGCCGGGGAGGGCAGCACTCCGACGCGCGGTGTACTCGGCTCGAAGGCGGAATAGCGACGGCGATACATGGAGCACACCAATACCTATGCACACgaacacgcacacgcacacgcgtGTAATGAAAGACAAAGAAGAAGAGGACGCGAAATCGCAGACGGATTTATCAGAAAGCTCTGctgcggcggtggcggtggcgaaGATTATGCGATGcgattcggttcggttccGGGCACACGGTCTGCGCGCTCGCAAGTGAAAAAGTAAACTGGTTAAGAGTTTCGCGAGCCCCCACGATCGCCACAAACAGttccacacacagagagatagagatagagctGCTAACTAGAGAGAGCAGAGCGTGTGTGAGAATGCTGAAGCTAGCGCAAATACAAGAACACGCGATGTAACGACGTCGAAGAGGGAACACTCTAGAATGCACTTGAGAGCGAGGGGATGGCATGACTCGATAaacccaaaaatatatttctcttctctcttaCTCTTTGTGTGCATTTCTATTCTTGTGCATGTTTGCTTTAGTTAATCTCTTTCGGTTTGCTCTTTCGGTTAGGTTTCCACATCACCGTCACACACGAGGCAAACAAACTGTCATGCCTCGCTCTGCAAATAAAgggtacatgcatacatacatatgtatgtgtacatatgtgacGGCCGAAGAACCAACAATTACCGAAAGAACCAGAGAGAGGAAGCTTCTTCATACACCCACAACGGAATAAACGAACGGCATTGAGTAAGAAAAAGCTCTCAAGAATTCTACCACTCCCACTCAATGCAATTCATGAACATGAGTGGGGAGTGGAACAaaagctgctgcttctacatatgtacatttgttgTTCTGCGTGCGATAAGTAAAACAAACGGTTCTAAAAGATTGTGGGCCACTCTCAAcagaagagacagagaaagagagagagagagagagaggatgggGCTCTACAGGTACTTATGGGAGAGAGATGTTTGTACTTCGTATTGGGCAATGTATTGGCGGACATGTGAAATGTTCTCACTCAATTAATCATCATTAGCGGGCGTCCGCATAAGAATAACAAAACCATAGATCAATACATATGCGCGCCTTTTCTGTCCGGTGAAAGCCCACACAGGTATGACGTCAGAAGTGCGAGCAGACAAGAATTTCCGAGAATATGCGAAAATATGTACATTCTCCTCTCGATATAAACCCGTTTCAATGAATTAACCACCAATAACaacacattttgttgttgtaatggGCATTAGGCCCATTAGCCGACCTTGAGGACTATGTGCGAGGTGTGTGCGCGACAATAAACGATGGAGAGATAATATAATGCTTCGGCCCGCGTTCACATGCTGATGACGGGGCAATGTTTGCGTATATTAATCAGTTAACATTATTAGCCGACTAATCTGATATGTCTGCGATTCGGATATTTCACAACTACCGCTAAATGGGTGTCAGAAAGGGGCTTGGAAAGGGGGATTACGGGGAAGAACATGCTGGGCCGCTGTATATGATGCGGTATTTTTTCGAATCGAATATGCAAATCTCGTGTCATGTGCGAGTGGGACAGTGCACAAATCCAATAATGTACTTGATTGTCAAGCCACTGTAGGTCTTTGTTCCACAGGTGACCACGGGCGTCAGAGTACCATCCCAGAGTGCCAACATCCCATCCCCTGGTGTCTGGTCACCCTCCTGGACCACCGTCCCTTCGCAATTCGCAATTTTCCGCAGCTCTATTTCCATCTCCAGAGCCCTATCAATTTCTCTCAAGCTAACTCTCGTGATGGAAGAACAGAGCAGTGCTATCTCGATCTCTTTACATTTTACATGTAAAGTAGCTTCACCATGCCAAAAGTCTCTCCATAGCGAAGACAACAACCCTGACTGACAAAAGCTGACTGCCGCACCACCCACCGTCATACCTGTTTTACTATTTGTGGACCACTCAGCTGTCATACCTTCTTGTAATCGTAAAACTGTCCCTATAATAATATTTGGATTTAAGGAAGGGTTGGGTGAATCGGGAATGGCCGGAAGAAAGCCCAAAAGTTATATGACTCTGATGAGAGATTTAAATATGGTTCGGTCATTAAGACTCGAAATATCAAGGTATAAGTACCAAGAAGTCCAGATAAGAAGATCAGCTCTACGGCAATATTTACAGCTGGGAAAAAAGAGATGAGAGATTTTCCCACAAGGTtgatacaaaaaaagaacaagggGTAACAGGAGATCGTGTATGGAAGATGATATACGATTACGTATTGTATATCTGGGAACTGGGAAGATAGCAACTTTGTTGACGCGAAACGAGACCCGCTTCCAGGGGACTATATTTAACCCATtatcatacatatgtacgtatacatAAGTTCTCGACTTACCCCTCTGGAATCTCTGAACAGTATGGCCGCATGGTGTGGGTCCAGTGTGCCATCGCCGCGTAATCCTCGACCGGCAGCCCCCACAGAGGCGCGTCGTTTCTCCAGATCCGCAGACGCGCGACGCATATGAGCACCTTTTTAGGAAACAGGAATACAAAGTGATTAGTAGAAGATACGACTTCACGATTGTTACGATCTAATCATAAGTCTAAGTGAACAGCAAGTACCAGATGATAGATGGACCCTTGGACAAACCCTTTCCCTTTACCTTCTTTGACAATGCGATCGTAGATCTTGTAGGTGGCCCCGCAGTCGTCGAGGATGCGATTGGGGCGGCTGAGTGTGTTTACATCCAAGCTCTTGGAGCGTGTGCGAAAGTTCTCCTGCGGATCGTTCTGCGGCGATGTGCAGACGCTCTGGGCATCGTGGTGCTTGCGAGGCCATACGTGAATCTTCTTGCCAAAGTGCTTGAGCAGCTCCTGGATCGAGTGGTGATGGTGActgtgatgatgatggtgcttGCCATGCTTCCCATGCCCCTCCCTGTGGGAGGGCGACTGccccgcctgctgcctgtctGCGGACTCGTCCACGCTGAGGCTCTTGGCGAAGGAGGAGTTGTCGAAGCGATGCCTTTGGAATGCTCCACTGCCGGCCATGCCGCTGTCTGTGCTGCCACCACTGGGGGCACTGTAGTCGTCCAGCGATGTGTTGGCCGCCGACACGCGGTGAAAGATCGAGATGGCCGTGGGCCGCTCGCCGCTGTCACGCTGCTGGCCGCTGGCGCCCGTGTGGGTGAAATACTGATGATCTGCCTGGCTTTCGTAGATGAGGTCCAGGTCGTGGGGAAAGAACCCTCCTCCGCCGGCACCTCCGCCGCCGCTTCCGCCAACTGCCGCTGTGGTCGGCGGGGAGCCAAAGTCCGGACCGCCGCTGCGACGCATGCTCTGCAAGGGATGGGTATCGGAATTAGAGGGTGGCTCACAGCACGAGGGATGATCTCTGCTTACGCCGTAAACTGCCGGACTCTGAGATCGTTCCAGGAAACTGCGCTTCGACGAGGGCGTACGCTTCAGGCTGCCGCTAGCCCCGGAGCCGCTGGTGTACCAGCTGTCGTAGGAGTTCCTTTGGCCGCCGCCACCTGCTCCTCCGCCACcagtgcagctgctgccgcctcctccGTGATTCTCCAGCGATTTGTGGGCATCGGGCACGGCCTGTggctgggagtgggagtggcgaTCGCTCTGCCACTGTGCGTAGGCGCTGCCCGTGACGCCTCCGCTGTtcgagttggagctggagctgctggaggagTCCACGCTGTAGAGGcggttgccattgccgttgccatttccGTAGCCGTGCGACCAGCCCTCAGAGCCGACGCTGAGCTGTTTCTCTACGGCATGCTGCCGATAGAGGTGTGTGATGCCATGCATTGCTAGGCCgtcgttttatttttggtatttgttgttgttttgtcaattatttttatagttcagtttttttttgttgttgttacacTTTTTTAACGCAGTGTAAAAcagtattgtttttgttgttttttgtcttGCAGCAGTCGCGTTTGTCGAAATTTTAGTTCAAAACACTGCGATCTCTCTCTGATCGCTATTGCTGTCTCTCTTGCCTTGTAAAAGTCACATAATCCTTCAACTGTAAAATAAAACATCACATCattctctcgctcgctcgcacTATCAATTATTCCTAATGAACTTTTCTCAGAGAGCTTTTGCTCTTCAACACTCTTCGTCTCGCTCACTCCTAGGTTGAACGCACTGAAATTAAGTCAAAGCTGcagccacacacgcacacgcacacatgcacaaACAGATGCAGCGCGCTGGTGTCGACGTCTGCTCGTCAGCGtttcatttgttgtttctcttATTTCATGTTGTCTTTTGTTTGCCGCTTTGCGTAtttattttcaacatttttaaacacttttattttcaaattattgcattttgtttgttagcAGCTATGCGGGAGGAGAGTGGAATGAACGCCAAAAAAATGCAGCCGACTCAATATTGACACTGTCAGCGTTGCCATTGGGTCGACAACGCCAGCAGCGACtgcgcagcggcagcgtcggCATGCACTTGAACAAGTTCAGCACCCAGTCCACCCACACGCACGCACCTACACGAACggtagagtggagtggagtcaaTGCGCGAGTAggttgtatttttgttgtattttcccTTCTCATTATTGCGGTTGCACTCtgatgaaaaataaataaatgcctAATCGATCAGAAAAATTGCCATATGCAATTCATATAGATAATCTCGGACAATGCTTGCGACATTTTCGTCACCTGACCACACGGCTGGCAGCCTGGCTTCAGGGTCGTCGGCGTTCTAGGTGGGGGCAGCGACACATTTGTCGACTGGCAGGCTGGCTTGATCCCGTTGCGGATCTCTCTGCTCTCCATGCTGATCTGTACTTTTATCTCTCTCATTCTGTAGGTGCGCTTGCGGTTTGCTGACTGTCaaccctctccctctttcatgggtaattaaataattttataatgCAATAAATACGAGTAAATGTTGCTCTCCGGCATCTCTGTGTGCCAGAGGGAGACTGACTGCAGTCCGCTGATAGCTTTATAAAAAGTCcacacttgcacacacacacacacacacacttgtgcGAATCGTTTGCTTGATTTAAATAAACGGCCTTTATCTTTATCGCTAtgtaaaaaaacaaacagcgaAACACAAGAGTGAGACGAGAcggacagggagagagagagatagaggcgAAGGTGGAGTAAAGACGCAGGCGGAGCGTGCGGCAACGGGAGCCACTTATACataaagcaaagaaaaacaaagttaAGTTCTATTTTTACTATCAACGCAACAGCAACGAAAGcaggggcggcggcggcggcagcgaaTGATTAAAGAAGAAGTGTTTGATAAAAGCCAAGAGAGGAGAAGAGAGGAAAATGACAAAATAATGTCACACGAAATATTGATTGTGTTTCCATAAGTGGCTCTTGGGCAACACAATTCacaatttaatcaaattttagAGCAATTCTCGAATGACGTAGAacaaagaaagagacagagccaTAGAGAggcgacacacacagagcacagGTTCAATTGAGGTTAAGTTGCCACCGACCGACACACGCCCCAAAGGCAGCCGCCaccacccgcacccgcacccccCTTCATTTACCGTAgtcaaattttgtataaataatgcaaaaaaatatagTATATGATGAAACGGCCGGACGCccacgcacacatacatatgtatgtacttatatTCACACAGAAATACACACACAACCGAACCGCTTAGCTAAGAATACGAGCAGAGAATGAACGGCAGAATGAAAAGAACCGAGCAAAATGTGCACGTGCTGCCCGCCGCGACGCGTAAACAAGTGCCAGCGcaagagagcgagaaaaaGTGGaaggcagagcagcagagaaaaaagagaagcagatggtggtggtggtggtggtactgctgctgctgctgacgccCTGAGATAGCGATAACTGTGCACTCCTAAAGCTCCTCcggcgggagggggggtggcCTTGAACGAGTATGCAAAAGCGAGACTGACGGGACGGGAAGAAGCCTCCTTTCATGAGCTCCCTTTCATGAGAGTGCCGCTGCATAATGGAGCATGCGGTATTCCATTAACGATACGATTGAAAAACGTGTGGAAGAGTATCCATTTTCTTTGGCTGGCGGGCATCTCAAGGGCGTTGGACAGAGGACCGAGTGGGCCATAAATCAAGCCCAAAACTGCGACAGTCTGGGAATTCTCTTGGGTTCTTGTTATAGAAATCACATAAACTGCGCATTTCTGGACATAAGGATTAAAAGGACACTTTTAAGTATTCAATGGCttgccccattccccatcccCAAAGGAGAAAGGGCATGGCAGAGAGAAAGCAATAAACTTTGGGCAAGGTCACACGAGCCCCCCAAAAATTATGACGCATGCGTGTACAGAAAGTGAAAGTATGTACAGTAGAAACTGTTCAAAAAAGGACATCCCTAGATTCAAAGAGAAGTGCAGACATAGCCCATAGAGCTTTCACTGTATAtggtatatacatacattccCCTATGTACCAAACACACACCCATCGACAGTCTCTCCCAAAAGTCTTCCAACACTCAACGTACGCTCCTCCAAAGAAATGGCGCATTTGGGTCAAGTGTGTTAACGAAAATCTTTGattaaaatggcaaaaatttCAAATCGAATATGGAGACCCCCATCGACCAGACCCCCTCTAGACGACAGGCGCACTGATGATAAGGAATAATACATAAAAAGTACTCGTACATTTCTAAGAGATAAGATTGTTGATTGTTTGCTGAAAGAGCGGGGGGCCTTTTTGGAACCTTCTTGGTTTTTATTTACGACTCAACAACGTAACTGCAAACTGGTATTGTAAACCGTATTCTTCTATTCTTTCCTGCCCTGAAAGTTGCTTAAATTGCAACTTACTTTGTGCTTTTCTTTATATCATTCACCTTGAACGTGATTGGGCTGTGGGATATGTGTAAATAACTATTGGAGAAGACCATGCCCTGACCACGCTCTCAACATTCCGCTGTCGGATCTGCTGAGTTTGCGATTTTTGGTAGGCAGGGGACGGACCGACCACTCCTCCAATTACACATTTTTGGCTTAAACTCAATTATTTTTGTGCTGAGTTTTGTTTGGTTGTTTGCACAGATATCACATATATCACCCCATGATTCAGTTCTGAGTATAGTATAGGAATACGAAATAGGAGAGGAGCAAATATTTGAACTGACTCCAAGTTGCCTGTAGAGTGCCAAGTGCGGAGGGTCCCCACCTAATGATATAACAATTTTAAGAGCAGAAGCTCTCCGACACAAACACTTTCGTAATACAGTTTCCAGATTACAACAGAGAATTACCAGCAATAAGGTATCTGAATCATCCGATAGTATCTCCCTCGGGCACTGTTTTCATCACGTACACCATTCTTTTCTATATTCAATTTTGATTTACATATTCATATGCCTGGAATAGAACAGGTTCAAGGTTGGAGTCGCCTTAACATTCTGCAATAATTTCCATGACTAATGAATACTTTAAGCAATTCCTGCGACGCACACGGAGTGGAGTGTTGTTTTCCTCTTAATGGGTCAATTTATGGggggaaaaatatataacattCCTGCCCAACAGAAGGTGAATTGGAGAGTCATATAATCGATTACTTTCCACCCACAAAAAGGCATGAATGAAGCTCTGGCACGCTCTTCTGACCTTCCAGTGTGTCGCTGACCCTCACTGAGGGCTTTTCTTCCTACGAATTGCACAACGGCATGCAGTTTTAGGTCATGGCCTCCGTAGAGAACTTTGAACTTTGCGCGCGGAATAGCCGCGGATGTCCTTGCCGTTGCATAATGTCTGCTGCCTTTAGCCAAGAAGAAACCCATAGAACTGTCAAACTTTTGTAAATTTCCACTTTGTTTTGCACAGTTTTCCTACCCAAAGAGATCTGCGTCTGCTATTGGTCTCCGTTTCCGCATCATTAGAGACTGCAATTGCGAGCATTGCAACCGGAAGGAAGCCCCCGGACACGTACTCGTACTATTTACAACAGAACTTTATACGCTGTTTGATGTCgatgcttctgttgctgttgccattcgTTAATTAGCttagttaaacaaaaaaaaaagcggaaCCCCCACGCCCCCGCACACGGAAAAGATGGCATACAGAACGCATCGGAAGACGCACGGACGGAACCTTGACGGGGGAATTCGCGTAGAGCACAAATCGTATAAAGAAAAGTCCTTCAAATGAGTGTATATTATGTTCGTTGCTCTGTGGCTAATGTAATCTTGGCATCAAACGTACGAGTGCTGCGAATACAACACTCATTCGTTCATTCGAGAACCCGAGTATCTGAGCATCCGAGTATCTCATCTGCATCTCGTTGACAGCGCGGGTCAGCTGGGGGTCGATTGTTCGACCCAGGCCCCTCCCCCCGGTGACTATGCCAATCCATCCAGCACACCCACCAACCTCTTCCCCGCACAGTCCACCCTTTTCAAACCCCGTAGTGCAGTGCGGGTGAAGCTAAACTTTTGCACTTTCAACTTTTCTGTTGTTCTTATCTGATAAAGTAGGGGACCCGCCCCCTCTCTGATCCGCACTGATCCGAGATTTTGTCACCCAAAACTTGCCAAAAtacaattgaaatttaaacaGAACAGCGACTAGAGAGAAGACCTTTGATGCCCTCCCATGGATGATGTCTCGACTACAATCCAGTGGCAGCCGACAGACAGAGTGTCACGCGTTGGGGCTTATGTAATCGGTACACATATCGATATGGGTAGATATAAGATGTATGTGGAAGAGCTTCCCCAGTCCAGTGGCTGTTGGTCAGTGTTTGCAGTCGCTTGAAGCCGGTGGAAATTAGCAAATTAAATGAGAGTCGGCGGACGCGGACTTGGACTTCCTCGTGGCTACAAGTGCACTCTCTCCACACTCACAATCCACACACTCATAGTTTGTCTGGAATTCAATTAATGAGTGCAGTGCGCGTTGTCGGTCTTTCGTTTTCTGTTTGCACTTCTAATGGGGACCCACACGACATCTGATTCACATTTGCGGGtggagtgtgtgtgctcctcctcctccccctccacaCCTGAACAAATAGATAATGGAACAGAGATAGGGACAGAGTAGTagaaagagaaagatagagGAAGGCAGGGGCTCGGCTCGACATACATAGAGCTCTATTATTAAGTGATCTTTGAACCAAAAGCTCCGCCTTTTATTCAGAGATTTCTACCTTGGATGTCCCTTCCTTAGGGCTTTCACTGTACCATACCCACAATctctaaataaatataaatactttGTCCATCCATCAACATTCTTGGCTTTCAAGGGGCCATAACAAATGAGATTCACGCGAGCCCCAACACACATATAATTCTCTGATTTTGTTATGTACTGTTTGACGTCAGTAAAAAGattaaaaattaagaaaatggGGGAACATTTATAGATAATGGTATCCCTTGCAATAAAGCCTCTACCTCTGCATACTTCCTTCCTTTTCTATAAAGAAATCTTGCATTTTTAGGGATTAACCACGGATTATTCAGATAAAAAATCCAataggttccacttttttccTTATCTTAAGCTTCTCTTCCACCCATTTCTTATCCATAcccgagtacgagtattatatATTTCTCGGATCTGCCATCTACCACACATTCTGACGTCAATCgggggggaatgggaatgtaaATTCATGCAAATTAGGGAGTCTTTTGGCAGCAGGTCCTCGTTTTTGCtccactctcgctctctctgttctGTCTCCGGTGCTAATTAGATTTTACGAGCCTCGTTTGCCGCCCATGTGTCCACGTGGTGTGGCAGGGACAGTTATTGAACCTGACTCTTGGCTCGAGGCCAAGATGCCTTCAAATTAAGATTGTAGATTACATGCACAATGGTAGGAATGGGTTGGGAACGGGTCCTCTTCGCTGCCCTGCTAAATGGGCAAAGATTACGACAACGCATCCCCCAGCCAAGGACAATGGgcaaaagacaaaagaaaTGACAGGACTGGAGGGCCAGAAGGACGAGCGACAGTCGTCGggaatgaaaaatgaaaatgttaatGTCAGAACATAATGAAGGAGGGACTGACAGCCAGTCCGGAAAATAATGCGCAGACACGCACGCATTTCATAAGAGGAAAACACGCaaggaaaaataaaatggaaaagcGTGCTCTATCTAGCACAAATCGATGGGTTATATCCTGTCCAGTCGTACTCCACTTTGTGGAGAAAAACCCCTTTAAAATCGGCCAACAACCTTGACACATGTCGCAGGTGCCCCtcggtggggggtgggggggtcgGTGGCAGATagcttttgctgttgcattGACAACTTCCGCGTGTGcgaaaaacataaaactaaaCAATTAGCAAAATTAACAATTACCATACGAGTGGAGGGACGCGGACTCCTCCCGCAAACATTAATTATTGCTCGGACGAGGGttctccagagagagagagagagggatctTACAACGAATTAATTTGTTTACCAAATGGAAAGTACACTCGGTACACTGGgcgacatacatatatagcacACACATATAGTGTGTGCGCACATATCGTATCTGGCAAATGACAAATGCAAACGATGAGCAAACAACTAAATTgttattcttttattattattatttttcgatCAACAAAAAGTCAAGACTCTGTTGTTTGCATTctggaatgaaatgaatgatTTCTACAGTGTATTCACTTTCAGAGGGGCTATCTAAGGAGGAGCTTCCCTCCAGGTAGCTTTCCCTGTGTCTAGAAGTGTGTTTTCTTTGCAAATATAAACCATATTCCACATTCTGTTTGCATAAGTTGCACTCTAAGAGCTGCGGGCGGGGTACGGGGGTCACAGAAGGCCAGAGGGCGTAGTGTTTACTCATTCAAGTGCGACGCAAGTTGTTGACCAATTGCTTGTCATCTATCGATggcaatcgaatcgaaatgtatttgatttttcatttataCCAGCACCCACCCACCCTGGAAGGTATgccatgcagcagcgcccctcggtctgATGTGTTCTGCTTGGGATTCACTCTTAATCCCCGCTTATCGTGGACAGGAGGCAGAGACACTGGCCAGGAAGAACAAAGCACATAGCTCAGAGCACAGTGGGAAATATCTCATCGATATTCGATAT contains:
- the LOC117183327 gene encoding uncharacterized protein, yielding MREIKVQISMESREIRNGIKPACQSTNVSLPPPRTPTTLKPGCQPCGQAFIYFSSECNRNNEKGKYNKNTTYSRIDSTPLYRSCRCVRVGGLGAELVQVHADAAAAQSLLALSTQWQR